In Thioalkalivibrio paradoxus ARh 1, the following are encoded in one genomic region:
- the parC gene encoding DNA topoisomerase IV subunit A: protein MPENLTLDFSDAERLPLKEFTEKAYLDYSMYVILDRALPHVGDGLKPVQRRIIYAMSELGLTATAKYKKSARTVGDVLGKFHPHGDSACYEAMVLMAQPFSYRYPFVDGQGNWGSPDDPKSFAAMRYTESRLSRYAQLLLSELEQGTVDWAPNFDGTLEEPKVLPARLPNVLLNGATGIAVGMATDILPHNLREVAAACVHLLEHPDATVDDLIEHIPGPDFPSESEIITSPADLRKVYATGYGAVRTRARYERENGDIVITALPYQVSGARVLEQIAGQINAKKLPMVEDLRDESDHEHPTRLVITPRSQRVDVESLMDHLFATTDLEKSYRVNMNLIGLDGRPRVKNLRELLVEWLGFRVTTVRRRLQWRLDKVLARLHVLAGLLIAYLNIDEVIRIIRENDKPKPVLMERFGLSDIQAEAILELKLRHLAKLEEMKIRGEQDELTAEREQLEKTLASERRLKRLVADEIRADAENFGDERRSPLVERSAAQALDETALVPTEPLTIVLSKMGWVRAAKGHEVDPAALNYKAGDGFLAALAGRSNQPVAFLDSTGRAYTLPAHTLPSARGQGEPLSGRVTLADGGHVVGLATGAPDERWVLATDHGYGFVVRLGDLFGRQKAGKAVLNVPAGADVLAPQRLREVDTDRIALATSDGHLLVIPATDLPEMARGKGNRIIGIPAARLREGKERVVAIAVLPAGATLVVHAGRRFKGMGPSEWAGYEGERGRRGLKLPRGYQKVDRLEVQI, encoded by the coding sequence ATGCCCGAGAACCTGACGCTGGACTTCTCCGATGCCGAGCGCCTGCCGCTGAAGGAGTTCACCGAGAAGGCGTACCTGGACTATTCCATGTACGTGATCCTGGACCGGGCGCTGCCGCACGTCGGTGACGGTCTGAAACCGGTGCAGCGGCGGATCATCTACGCGATGAGCGAGCTGGGGCTGACCGCGACCGCGAAGTACAAGAAGTCCGCGCGCACCGTCGGGGACGTGCTCGGCAAGTTCCATCCGCACGGCGACAGCGCCTGCTACGAGGCGATGGTACTGATGGCGCAACCGTTCTCCTACCGCTACCCGTTTGTCGATGGGCAGGGCAACTGGGGCTCGCCGGACGACCCGAAGAGCTTCGCGGCGATGCGCTACACCGAGTCGCGGCTGTCGCGCTACGCCCAGTTGCTGCTGTCCGAACTCGAGCAGGGCACGGTGGACTGGGCGCCGAACTTCGACGGCACATTGGAGGAGCCGAAGGTGCTGCCGGCGCGGTTGCCGAACGTGCTGCTCAACGGTGCGACCGGGATCGCGGTGGGCATGGCCACCGACATCCTGCCGCACAATCTGCGCGAGGTCGCGGCCGCCTGTGTGCATCTGCTGGAACACCCGGATGCCACGGTGGACGACCTGATCGAGCACATCCCCGGCCCCGATTTCCCCAGCGAGTCGGAGATCATCACCTCGCCCGCAGACCTGCGTAAGGTCTACGCGACCGGCTACGGAGCGGTGCGTACGCGGGCCCGCTACGAACGCGAGAATGGCGACATCGTGATCACCGCGCTGCCGTACCAGGTTTCCGGGGCGCGCGTGCTGGAGCAGATTGCGGGGCAGATCAACGCCAAGAAGCTGCCGATGGTCGAGGATCTGCGCGACGAGTCCGACCACGAGCACCCGACGCGCCTGGTGATCACCCCGCGCAGCCAGCGCGTGGACGTCGAGAGCCTGATGGACCACCTGTTCGCGACCACCGACCTCGAGAAGAGCTACCGGGTGAACATGAACCTGATCGGTCTCGACGGCCGGCCCCGGGTGAAAAACCTGCGCGAACTGCTGGTCGAGTGGCTGGGATTTCGGGTGACGACCGTGCGCCGGCGGCTGCAGTGGCGGCTCGACAAGGTGCTCGCGCGGCTGCACGTGCTGGCCGGTCTGCTGATCGCCTATCTGAACATCGACGAGGTGATCCGGATCATCCGGGAGAACGACAAGCCCAAGCCGGTGCTGATGGAACGTTTCGGACTCAGCGACATCCAGGCCGAGGCGATTCTGGAACTGAAGCTGCGTCACCTGGCGAAGCTCGAGGAAATGAAGATCCGGGGCGAGCAGGATGAACTCACCGCCGAACGCGAGCAGCTGGAGAAGACGTTGGCATCGGAACGGCGGCTGAAGCGCCTGGTCGCGGACGAGATTCGCGCCGATGCCGAGAACTTTGGCGACGAACGCCGGTCGCCGCTGGTCGAACGCTCGGCCGCGCAGGCGCTCGACGAAACCGCGCTGGTGCCGACCGAGCCGCTGACGATCGTGCTGTCGAAGATGGGCTGGGTGCGCGCGGCGAAAGGCCACGAGGTGGACCCGGCTGCGCTGAACTACAAGGCGGGCGATGGTTTCCTGGCCGCGCTTGCCGGGCGCAGCAACCAGCCGGTGGCGTTCCTGGACTCGACCGGCCGTGCCTACACGCTGCCGGCGCACACGCTGCCGTCGGCGCGCGGGCAGGGCGAACCGCTGTCCGGACGCGTGACGCTGGCCGACGGCGGGCACGTCGTCGGCCTTGCGACCGGGGCGCCGGACGAGCGCTGGGTGCTGGCCACCGATCACGGCTATGGCTTCGTGGTGCGGCTCGGCGACCTGTTCGGCCGCCAGAAGGCCGGCAAGGCCGTGCTGAACGTCCCTGCTGGGGCCGATGTGCTGGCGCCGCAGCGGCTGCGCGAGGTCGACACCGATCGGATCGCGCTGGCGACCTCCGATGGCCACCTGCTGGTGATCCCCGCGACCGATCTACCGGAGATGGCGCGCGGCAAGGGCAACAGGATCATCGGTATTCCCGCGG
- a CDS encoding phospholipase D-like domain-containing protein, translating to MDLETGWIASGIAAAVFLVAIVTAVHALLQRRETGAVIAWVGLIFLLPLAGSILYWLFGINRIRRRAQALREGHSPASAARSSLGVDVELSSRWRGLLGSGDALSPFTVAPGNRVTPLLDGDQAYRAMLDAIDGAQRRVNLATYIFDADPVGLQFADRLKAARDRGVDVRVLIDGIGARYSRRSMLRHLRRLGVRTAAFLPVQLPRSVAVFNLRNHRKLLVVDDTTGFTGGMNIRRGHRRTDPGRHPVDDLHFELEGPVVAQLDSIFCEDWHFSTRERIANTPGTDRPTRPAPGKTLCRGLPDGPDEDFEVLQFTLLAALAEARERVTIVTPYFLPDVALLGALKTTALRGVNVDILLPERGNLRLVQWAGNPLHAELVERGCRLWLTPPPFNHSKLMLVDDCWVLFGSGNWDPRSLRLNFEFNVECYDAELGRRLGGWASELRSRSRRLDLDEIQRRPIPMRLRDGAARLLTPYL from the coding sequence TTGGACCTGGAGACGGGCTGGATCGCCAGCGGCATCGCGGCCGCCGTATTCCTGGTGGCCATCGTCACCGCGGTACATGCGCTGCTGCAGCGCCGGGAGACCGGGGCGGTCATCGCCTGGGTCGGCCTGATCTTTCTGTTGCCGCTCGCCGGTTCGATCCTGTACTGGCTGTTCGGAATCAACCGCATCCGCAGGCGGGCCCAGGCGCTGCGCGAGGGCCACAGTCCCGCCTCGGCGGCCCGCTCCAGCCTCGGAGTGGATGTCGAATTGAGTTCGCGCTGGCGGGGGTTGCTCGGCTCCGGTGACGCACTGAGTCCGTTCACTGTCGCGCCGGGCAACCGCGTGACCCCGCTGCTCGATGGCGATCAGGCCTACCGGGCAATGCTCGACGCGATCGACGGGGCGCAGCGGCGCGTGAACCTCGCAACGTATATCTTCGACGCCGACCCGGTCGGCCTGCAGTTCGCCGATCGGCTGAAGGCCGCCCGGGACCGCGGCGTCGACGTGCGGGTGCTGATCGACGGCATCGGCGCCCGCTACAGCCGCCGCAGCATGCTGCGGCACCTGCGCCGGCTCGGGGTCCGGACCGCGGCATTCCTGCCGGTGCAACTCCCGCGCAGCGTGGCGGTGTTCAACCTGCGCAACCACCGCAAGCTGCTGGTCGTCGACGACACGACCGGATTCACCGGCGGCATGAACATCCGGCGCGGCCACCGACGCACCGACCCCGGACGGCATCCGGTCGACGATCTCCACTTCGAGCTCGAGGGGCCGGTGGTGGCCCAACTCGACTCGATTTTCTGCGAGGACTGGCACTTCAGCACCCGGGAACGCATTGCGAACACCCCGGGAACGGACCGGCCGACCCGGCCAGCGCCCGGGAAGACCCTGTGCCGTGGACTTCCCGACGGCCCCGACGAAGACTTCGAGGTGCTCCAGTTCACGCTGCTGGCAGCGCTGGCCGAGGCCCGGGAACGGGTCACCATCGTCACGCCGTACTTTCTGCCCGATGTCGCGCTGCTCGGCGCGCTGAAGACCACGGCCTTGCGCGGTGTCAACGTCGACATCCTGCTTCCCGAGCGCGGCAATCTGCGCCTGGTGCAGTGGGCCGGGAACCCGCTGCACGCGGAACTGGTGGAACGTGGCTGCCGGCTGTGGCTCACCCCGCCGCCGTTCAATCACAGCAAGCTGATGCTGGTCGACGACTGCTGGGTGCTGTTCGGGTCGGGCAACTGGGATCCACGCAGCCTGCGACTGAACTTCGAGTTCAACGTCGAATGCTACGATGCCGAACTGGGCCGGCGGCTGGGCGGCTGGGCATCCGAGCTGCGCTCGCGCTCGCGGCGGCTGGATCTCGACGAGATCCAGAGACGTCCGATCCCGATGCGCCTGCGAGACGGGGCTGCCCGGCTCCTGACACCGTACCTGTAA
- a CDS encoding c-type cytochrome, whose translation MMDQEDDSKAGARPGRFRKRFRRDHRVTGPRVALAATLIAVLLTAGCTEPPREAERRDAQTGRWYTIEQVMQGAPLYARYCASCHGGQAEGAEEWRRRLPDGRWRPPPLNGTGHTWHHPLWQLRQQIRHGSDAEHGDMPPFADVLTDAEIDVVIAWFQSHWPDRIYAAWLDYDANFPAP comes from the coding sequence ATGATGGATCAGGAAGATGACAGCAAGGCGGGTGCGCGGCCAGGGCGGTTCCGAAAACGGTTCCGGAGGGATCACCGGGTGACCGGGCCGCGGGTGGCGCTGGCCGCAACCTTGATAGCGGTGTTGCTGACGGCTGGCTGCACGGAGCCCCCGCGCGAGGCGGAACGACGGGACGCGCAAACCGGCCGGTGGTACACCATCGAGCAAGTCATGCAGGGCGCTCCGTTGTACGCCAGGTACTGCGCATCGTGTCATGGCGGGCAGGCCGAGGGCGCCGAGGAATGGCGACGGCGTCTTCCGGATGGCCGCTGGCGGCCACCACCGCTGAACGGCACCGGGCACACCTGGCACCACCCGCTTTGGCAACTGCGGCAGCAGATTCGGCACGGCTCCGATGCTGAGCACGGCGACATGCCGCCGTTTGCGGATGTCCTGACGGATGCGGAGATCGATGTCGTGATTGCCTGGTTTCAAAGCCACTGGCCGGACCGGATTTATGCCGCCTGGCTGGACTACGACGCCAATTTTCCTGCGCCCTGA
- a CDS encoding LysM peptidoglycan-binding domain-containing protein yields the protein MTSTRTELGEARSAHEDLEQQQRATRDELASLQTTLDDLRARLDASQQDLTRAQSAQAALQEELTAVQRARDEAQAESERELAHLRSMLPPDEGGSLDLEAVRAQAAQHAQELRDANRALRPGSSAQPQQLAAIEEAAEQLRRQQALTVRAQGGTLYQVRPGETLGVIAARFYGEGNTWPRVQEIYENNRHILESPDQVWPGTTLILP from the coding sequence TTGACGTCCACCCGTACCGAACTCGGCGAAGCCCGTAGTGCGCACGAAGACCTCGAACAGCAACAACGCGCGACCCGCGATGAACTCGCCTCGCTGCAGACCACGTTGGACGACCTCAGGGCGCGCCTGGATGCGTCACAGCAGGACCTGACCCGCGCACAATCCGCTCAGGCCGCGCTGCAGGAAGAACTGACGGCTGTGCAACGCGCGCGCGACGAAGCCCAGGCCGAGAGCGAGCGCGAACTCGCGCACCTGCGTTCGATGCTACCGCCGGACGAGGGCGGCTCGCTGGATCTGGAAGCCGTCCGCGCACAGGCGGCCCAACATGCTCAAGAGCTGCGCGATGCCAACCGCGCACTTCGGCCCGGAAGCAGCGCACAACCTCAGCAACTGGCCGCGATCGAGGAAGCCGCCGAGCAACTGCGCCGCCAGCAGGCACTCACGGTACGTGCCCAGGGGGGAACGCTGTATCAGGTGCGGCCCGGGGAAACCCTCGGGGTGATCGCAGCCCGGTTCTATGGCGAAGGAAACACCTGGCCGCGGGTCCAGGAGATCTACGAAAACAACCGCCACATCCTGGAAAGCCCGGACCAGGTCTGGCCCGGAACGACGCTGATCCTGCCGTAA